The proteins below come from a single Asanoa ferruginea genomic window:
- a CDS encoding NADPH-dependent F420 reductase, with product MKTPKSDRNRKRGGGESPKKGKRRDMRIGIVGSGKVGGTLTRRFREIGHEVAVANRRGPDSLRPLADQTGATAGTVTQVAEKSDVIVLAIPTHAVPQLPGLAFDGKIVVDANNYFPDRDGEIEPIVDRAVSSSRWVADHFPGARVVKAFNNIMAGHLDRYGKPEGEQGRIALPVAGDDIEAKEVVDELVDELGFDPVDAGSLDGSWRQQPGTPVYLTDLDKTELRRKLRA from the coding sequence GTGAAAACGCCGAAATCCGACAGAAACCGCAAGCGCGGCGGTGGAGAAAGCCCGAAGAAGGGAAAGAGGCGCGACATGAGGATTGGCATCGTTGGTTCAGGCAAGGTCGGCGGCACGCTCACGAGGCGGTTCCGGGAGATCGGGCACGAGGTGGCGGTCGCCAACCGCCGCGGCCCCGACTCGCTGCGACCGCTCGCCGACCAGACCGGCGCGACCGCCGGGACCGTCACCCAGGTGGCCGAGAAATCCGACGTGATCGTGCTCGCCATCCCGACGCACGCGGTGCCGCAACTACCCGGGCTGGCGTTCGACGGGAAGATCGTGGTCGACGCCAACAACTACTTCCCGGACCGCGACGGCGAGATCGAGCCGATCGTCGACCGTGCGGTCTCGTCGAGCCGCTGGGTCGCCGACCATTTCCCGGGTGCCCGCGTGGTCAAGGCGTTCAACAACATCATGGCCGGGCACCTCGACCGCTACGGGAAACCGGAGGGAGAGCAGGGCCGGATCGCGCTGCCGGTCGCCGGCGACGACATCGAGGCCAAGGAAGTGGTCGACGAGCTGGTCGACGAGCTCGGCTTCGACCCGGTCGACGCGGGCAGCCTCGACGGAAGCTGGCGCCAGCAACCCGGCACCCCGGTCTACCTCACCGATCTCGACAAGACAGAACTGAGGCGAAAGCTCAGGGCTTGA
- a CDS encoding DUF488 family protein translates to MDAIGIGYEGLTLAEFLDRLASLHVSRVVDVRFAARSRKRDFNKKALAAALASAGLGYTHLPALGNPPSNRPGFHGSPADVAAARAVYASLMPPDALSALASLARQKRVALLCFEADQAHCHRDVILSALS, encoded by the coding sequence ATGGACGCGATCGGCATCGGGTACGAGGGCCTGACCCTCGCTGAGTTCCTCGACCGCCTGGCGTCGCTGCATGTTTCCCGCGTGGTCGACGTGCGATTCGCCGCGCGATCCCGCAAGCGCGACTTCAACAAGAAGGCGCTGGCCGCCGCTCTGGCCTCGGCCGGTCTTGGCTACACGCACCTGCCGGCGCTGGGTAATCCACCGTCGAACCGGCCTGGGTTCCATGGTTCGCCCGCTGACGTCGCTGCGGCCCGGGCGGTTTATGCGTCTCTGATGCCGCCGGACGCGCTGTCGGCGTTGGCTTCGCTGGCGCGGCAGAAGCGGGTGGCCCTGCTCTGTTTCGAGGCCGACCAGGCTCACTGCCATCGCGACGTGATCCTGTCGGCGCTGTCGTGA
- a CDS encoding DUF429 domain-containing protein: MITVGVDLAAADERSGLAVVRWSPAGAVVESVQAGATDAEIVSAVRLSDKAGIDSPLGWPDAFVSFVATHRSGLVTPPPAGEGALWRRRLAYRMTDEVVRSSTGLIPMSVSADRIGHAAFRAAGLLSMLSDDGLPISRAGDGLVVEVYPAASLFVWGLTHRGYKRAGLASDLVSALLSAAPWLSLGAFEPLCRRSHDALDAVVAALAARAAATGRATRPSPAQAAAAATEGWIALPTCPLADLHCSE; encoded by the coding sequence GTGATCACGGTCGGGGTGGACCTGGCCGCCGCTGACGAGCGGTCCGGGCTGGCGGTCGTGCGCTGGTCGCCGGCCGGCGCGGTCGTGGAGTCGGTCCAGGCGGGCGCGACCGACGCGGAGATCGTCTCGGCCGTTCGCTTGTCCGACAAGGCCGGGATCGACAGCCCGCTGGGCTGGCCGGATGCGTTCGTGTCGTTCGTGGCCACCCATCGGTCCGGACTTGTGACGCCGCCACCTGCCGGCGAGGGTGCGTTGTGGCGGCGGCGGCTGGCTTACCGGATGACCGACGAGGTGGTGCGGTCCTCGACCGGGCTGATCCCGATGAGCGTGTCCGCGGACCGGATCGGCCACGCGGCCTTCCGGGCGGCGGGGTTGCTGTCGATGCTCTCCGATGACGGTCTTCCGATCTCCCGCGCCGGCGACGGCCTGGTCGTGGAGGTCTATCCGGCGGCGTCGCTGTTCGTTTGGGGACTGACCCATCGCGGCTACAAGCGGGCCGGGCTGGCCTCGGACCTGGTGTCGGCGCTGCTGTCCGCGGCGCCGTGGCTGTCGCTCGGCGCGTTCGAGCCGCTGTGCCGGCGCAGCCACGACGCGCTCGACGCGGTGGTGGCGGCGCTGGCCGCCCGGGCGGCGGCAACCGGCCGGGCCACCCGCCCGTCACCGGCTCAGGCGGCGGCTGCCGCGACCGAGGGCTGGATCGCCCTGCCGACCTGTCCGCTCGCGGACCTCCACTGCAGCGAGTAA
- a CDS encoding zinc-dependent alcohol dehydrogenase family protein, whose translation MSRLILTAVGGDPDQTVELDDDHDLTVGPDDVLVTIEAAPINPADQLFMLGWFGVYPQVPNPVGAEGVGRVTAAGPAVDQALVGRRVIILPTFVQGTWADQVVVPARNVVPVTDQADPKQLAMLPVNPATAYALLNDYVTIQPGDWIGLGLANSGVGQNVIALAKRAGIKVLAIVRRDDAAKQATALGADRVVIDGEHLGARIADALDGAKLRVLFDGGAPGLDALAPHIASGGTVVTFSSVTGAPPTVPLADLIYRGISLRAFYILNWVQTTPREKLERVYGELADLVAQGVLGTEVEATYPLTQYREALAHAGQQQRTGKILFVPGQEQRA comes from the coding sequence ATGAGTCGGCTCATCCTCACCGCCGTCGGCGGCGACCCCGACCAGACCGTCGAGCTCGACGACGACCATGACCTGACCGTCGGCCCCGACGATGTCCTGGTCACGATCGAGGCGGCACCGATCAACCCGGCCGACCAGCTCTTCATGCTCGGCTGGTTCGGCGTCTACCCGCAGGTCCCCAACCCGGTCGGCGCCGAGGGCGTCGGACGCGTCACAGCGGCCGGGCCCGCCGTCGACCAGGCACTGGTCGGGCGGCGGGTGATCATCCTGCCGACCTTCGTGCAGGGCACCTGGGCCGACCAGGTCGTCGTGCCGGCCCGCAACGTCGTGCCGGTGACCGACCAGGCCGACCCGAAGCAACTCGCGATGCTTCCGGTCAACCCGGCAACCGCATACGCCCTGCTCAACGACTACGTCACGATCCAGCCGGGCGATTGGATCGGGCTCGGGCTGGCCAACTCCGGCGTCGGGCAGAACGTGATCGCGCTGGCCAAGCGGGCCGGCATCAAGGTCCTGGCCATCGTGCGCCGCGACGACGCCGCCAAGCAGGCGACCGCGCTCGGCGCCGACCGCGTGGTGATCGACGGCGAGCACCTCGGTGCCCGGATCGCCGACGCCCTCGACGGGGCGAAGCTGCGGGTCCTGTTCGACGGCGGCGCACCGGGCCTCGACGCGTTGGCCCCGCACATCGCCAGCGGCGGCACGGTCGTCACCTTCTCCTCCGTCACCGGTGCGCCGCCGACCGTACCCCTGGCCGATCTGATCTATCGCGGGATCTCACTGCGGGCGTTCTACATCCTCAACTGGGTGCAGACGACCCCGCGGGAAAAGCTCGAGCGGGTGTACGGCGAGCTCGCCGACCTGGTCGCCCAGGGCGTGCTCGGCACGGAGGTGGAGGCCACCTACCCGCTCACCCAATACCGCGAGGCGCTCGCCCACGCCGGCCAGCAGCAGCGCACCGGCAAGATCCTCTTCGTGCCGGGCCAGGAGCAGCGCGCCTGA
- a CDS encoding CGNR zinc finger domain-containing protein — translation MPSRDEVVDLLNSRPHAIPALPDTLDDPEIAAEILGRFGEPAGGAGREQQLDRVRVLRADLSGVLEARGPDDAERAWASFTAHTADALFRQTFPDAGLQQVAGDPVVGGIARAVADLVQTNTWSRLRVCDNGHCSRVFYDATRSRTQRWHSYEMCGNRANVAAYRARSKS, via the coding sequence ATGCCCAGCCGAGACGAGGTCGTCGACCTGCTCAACTCCCGGCCGCACGCCATCCCGGCGCTGCCGGACACCCTCGACGACCCGGAGATCGCGGCCGAGATCCTGGGCCGGTTCGGCGAGCCGGCCGGCGGGGCGGGCCGCGAGCAGCAACTCGACCGGGTCCGGGTGCTGCGTGCCGACCTCTCGGGTGTGCTCGAGGCCCGTGGGCCCGACGACGCCGAGCGGGCCTGGGCCAGCTTCACCGCGCACACCGCCGACGCCCTGTTCCGGCAGACCTTCCCCGATGCGGGGCTCCAGCAGGTGGCCGGTGATCCGGTCGTCGGCGGGATCGCCCGCGCCGTGGCCGACCTGGTCCAGACCAACACCTGGTCGCGGCTGCGCGTCTGCGACAACGGGCACTGCTCCCGGGTGTTCTACGACGCGACCCGCAGCCGCACCCAGCGCTGGCACTCCTACGAGATGTGCGGCAACCGCGCGAATGTCGCCGCCTACCGCGCCCGCTCCAAAAGCTGA
- a CDS encoding prepilin peptidase yields the protein MRTDRYDAAVSLPLLAVAAGIAGACWGAVLPGLVSRFAVEWPEDQPHPPPWRHGCPHCGADRLQWWRASGRCPNCGRAPTPGRWVLVPITAAVCAATAAATGPTAALPAFLLLAALAVPLAAIDLAVLRLPDPLVGTLFGGGAALLALAAVIEGDGPALLRAGLAAAACGAGYLLIALILRSQLGFGDVKLGAALGLFLGWLGWPAVVAGVVLAPVVNLPLVLGLLVSGRTDRRAAAPFGPAMLAAALLATVLVAVL from the coding sequence CTGAGGACTGATCGCTACGATGCGGCCGTGTCGCTGCCGCTGCTCGCCGTCGCCGCCGGGATAGCCGGTGCGTGCTGGGGTGCGGTGTTGCCCGGCCTGGTCAGTCGCTTCGCGGTGGAATGGCCGGAAGACCAGCCGCACCCGCCGCCGTGGCGGCACGGCTGCCCGCACTGTGGCGCCGACCGACTCCAGTGGTGGCGGGCCTCGGGCCGGTGCCCGAACTGCGGCCGGGCACCCACACCCGGCCGGTGGGTGCTGGTGCCGATCACGGCCGCGGTCTGTGCGGCGACGGCCGCCGCGACCGGGCCGACCGCCGCGCTTCCGGCATTTCTGCTGCTCGCCGCCCTCGCCGTCCCGCTGGCCGCCATCGACCTCGCCGTGTTGCGGCTGCCCGACCCGCTCGTCGGCACCCTCTTCGGCGGTGGAGCGGCCCTGCTCGCCCTCGCCGCGGTCATCGAGGGCGACGGCCCGGCGCTGCTGCGCGCCGGCCTCGCCGCCGCGGCCTGCGGGGCCGGCTATCTGCTGATCGCGCTGATCCTGCGGTCCCAACTCGGGTTCGGCGACGTCAAGCTCGGTGCCGCACTCGGCCTGTTCCTTGGCTGGCTCGGCTGGCCGGCCGTGGTCGCCGGCGTCGTGCTCGCCCCCGTGGTCAACCTGCCTCTGGTGCTCGGCCTGCTGGTCAGCGGCCGGACGGACCGACGGGCGGCGGCGCCGTTCGGCCCGGCGATGCTGGCGGCCGCGCTGCTGGCCACCGTTCTTGTCGCCGTTCTTTAG
- a CDS encoding Flp family type IVb pilin: protein MIEKIKRFADRRNRDRGASATEYALIMGFIVAGLIAILFVFGPAIARQFNSACDRITPADSCVTP from the coding sequence ATGATCGAGAAGATCAAGCGGTTCGCTGACCGGCGCAATCGCGACCGCGGCGCGAGCGCTACCGAATACGCCCTGATCATGGGGTTCATCGTGGCCGGCCTCATCGCCATCCTGTTCGTGTTCGGCCCGGCCATCGCCCGGCAGTTCAACTCCGCCTGCGACCGCATCACCCCCGCGGACTCGTGCGTCACGCCGTAG
- a CDS encoding TadE/TadG family type IV pilus assembly protein: MRHAVVAPGEAPAGHCGRPASASSRGRRDRGAAAVEAAFVFPILLMILFGIIDFGRMLNAQMNVTEAAQQGARIASFGDPPDQRIREIAGAEATITTIETCPVAASGGTAAVVGVSFPFEFVTPIGALADLLGAEGPSGTVTLTGSGVMPCS; the protein is encoded by the coding sequence GTGCGTCACGCCGTAGTTGCCCCAGGTGAAGCGCCGGCCGGCCACTGTGGCCGGCCGGCCTCTGCCTCCTCCCGCGGCCGGCGGGACCGGGGTGCGGCGGCCGTCGAGGCGGCCTTCGTCTTCCCCATCCTGCTGATGATCCTTTTCGGGATCATCGACTTTGGACGGATGTTGAACGCCCAGATGAACGTCACCGAAGCGGCGCAGCAGGGCGCCCGGATCGCGTCGTTCGGCGACCCGCCGGATCAGCGGATCCGGGAGATCGCCGGTGCGGAGGCCACCATCACGACCATCGAGACCTGCCCGGTCGCGGCGAGCGGTGGGACGGCCGCGGTGGTCGGCGTCAGCTTCCCGTTCGAGTTCGTGACGCCGATCGGCGCGCTCGCTGACCTGCTCGGCGCCGAAGGGCCGTCGGGCACCGTCACGTTGACCGGCAGCGGGGTCATGCCGTGCTCCTGA
- a CDS encoding pilus assembly protein TadG-related protein → MLLSRRRGTRRGDRGAVAAVAAVFVGSGVALGICALVVDVGLIYAEHKQLQTGADAAAVEVARVCATSEVACGAPESGDAATAYARVNVPDGEATAVVCGRGGGLSECPAESDATCTGTAPETGVYAEVRTSILTADGSTLLPPVFAQAVVDDYDGAAVTACARVTWGSPTAARTLALTISTCDWKRMTRGGGTFPSTEQAVALYTDTDPAACGRGGTGRGDPGGFRWVTGADNTCRTAAATSTPVRATLPDQRPDGCLEALQSLIGKPGQAVAVPIFEKVTDAGDGGFAYAIQGVGAFVVTGWQLPDSVVNSPTLSSCGPGVSTCVFGFFTRAVVPGGGTVGGPDLGAQITALIG, encoded by the coding sequence GTGCTCCTGAGCCGCCGGCGCGGCACCCGTCGCGGCGACCGGGGTGCCGTCGCGGCCGTCGCGGCCGTGTTCGTCGGCTCCGGTGTCGCGCTCGGGATCTGCGCGCTGGTCGTCGACGTCGGGCTCATCTACGCCGAGCACAAGCAGTTGCAGACGGGCGCCGACGCGGCCGCGGTCGAGGTCGCCCGGGTCTGCGCGACCAGCGAGGTGGCGTGTGGCGCACCGGAGAGCGGCGATGCCGCGACGGCGTACGCCCGGGTGAATGTCCCTGATGGTGAGGCGACGGCGGTGGTGTGCGGTCGCGGCGGCGGGTTGTCGGAATGCCCCGCCGAGTCCGACGCCACCTGCACCGGGACCGCTCCCGAGACCGGCGTCTACGCCGAGGTACGCACCAGCATTCTGACCGCCGACGGTTCGACGCTGCTGCCGCCGGTGTTCGCGCAGGCGGTCGTCGACGACTACGACGGTGCGGCCGTCACGGCGTGCGCCCGGGTCACCTGGGGCTCGCCGACGGCCGCGCGGACCCTCGCGCTGACCATCTCCACCTGCGACTGGAAGCGGATGACCCGCGGCGGCGGCACGTTTCCGTCCACCGAACAGGCGGTCGCGCTCTACACCGACACCGACCCGGCCGCCTGCGGCCGAGGCGGCACCGGGCGCGGAGACCCGGGCGGGTTCCGGTGGGTGACCGGCGCCGACAACACCTGCCGGACGGCAGCAGCGACCAGCACACCGGTCCGCGCGACGCTGCCCGACCAGCGGCCGGACGGTTGCCTGGAGGCGCTCCAGTCGCTGATCGGGAAACCCGGCCAGGCGGTGGCCGTGCCGATCTTCGAGAAGGTGACCGACGCCGGTGACGGCGGTTTCGCGTACGCCATCCAGGGTGTCGGCGCGTTCGTCGTGACCGGCTGGCAGCTACCCGACTCGGTCGTCAACTCGCCGACCCTGAGCTCGTGCGGGCCCGGCGTGAGCACCTGCGTATTCGGCTTCTTCACCCGGGCGGTGGTGCCCGGCGGGGGCACGGTCGGCGGGCCTGACCTCGGCGCACAGATCACCGCACTCATCGGTTGA
- a CDS encoding RcpC/CpaB family pilus assembly protein produces MNRRIIAVFAAVVVAAAGAVAVLLYVRSADSRAVAGKQARTVLVAEKQIPAGTTGRALRDGGYLRQTRMPAETLPEDTLGAVEADLDALVTTAPVQRGQLVLRTMFGTAVNRSGIAIPDGKLAIAAKVKSAVFGPGSVRAGTRVAIFYTYTPLKPDQRDDVSGTGLERGHDINSITRVLMTDVEVISVGAATEGDGLPKPATTSSPSDVAMTFALDQRQAEILAHATALGGLLNVGLLGDSSDVSPDRGVDNGTLFGKSR; encoded by the coding sequence ATGAACCGACGGATCATCGCGGTGTTCGCCGCCGTCGTCGTGGCTGCGGCCGGGGCGGTCGCCGTCCTGCTGTACGTGCGGTCGGCGGACTCCCGTGCCGTGGCCGGCAAACAGGCGCGCACCGTGCTGGTCGCGGAGAAACAGATCCCGGCCGGCACCACCGGTCGGGCGCTGCGCGATGGCGGCTACCTGCGGCAGACCCGGATGCCGGCCGAGACGCTGCCCGAGGACACCCTGGGTGCGGTGGAAGCCGACCTGGACGCGCTGGTCACCACCGCCCCCGTCCAGCGTGGACAGTTGGTGTTGCGGACCATGTTCGGCACCGCGGTCAACCGTTCGGGCATCGCGATCCCCGACGGCAAGCTCGCCATCGCCGCGAAGGTCAAGTCGGCCGTGTTCGGTCCCGGCAGCGTGCGGGCGGGCACCCGGGTCGCCATCTTCTACACCTACACGCCGTTGAAGCCCGACCAGCGCGACGACGTGTCCGGCACCGGCCTCGAACGCGGCCACGACATCAACAGCATCACCCGGGTGCTGATGACCGACGTCGAGGTCATCTCCGTCGGCGCCGCGACCGAGGGCGACGGCCTGCCGAAGCCGGCCACCACCAGCTCGCCGAGTGACGTCGCGATGACCTTCGCTCTCGACCAGCGGCAGGCGGAGATCCTGGCCCACGCCACCGCGCTGGGCGGGCTGCTCAACGTCGGTCTGCTCGGTGACTCCTCAGACGTCAGCCCCGACCGCGGGGTCGACAACGGCACGCTCTTCGGGAAGTCGCGATGA
- a CDS encoding AAA family ATPase, with protein MTILFEPNRQWSAHLAAMLGGGVQAVARIEDLQRLLADLPGEPLVVFGPSTPTSVALDVAAQQRLVRPALGVVLLRERLDMETMSQALRAGVREAVDAHDTEGVRAACGRSLEVSRHLNGAVAPAVAAPAEAKIVTVFSAKGGCGKSTLATNLAVCLADGGRRRVCLVDLDLAFGDVGIMLQLSPDRGIADVVASRDRIDAGLIRALLTPYAPGVDVLLAPVGPTEAERIDRELVVAVLAAVRTMADFVVIDTPAHFTEGVLAALDVTDVHVLVATPDVPALKNLRIAMDMLDLLGLGKDNRLVVLNRSDARVGLSGADIERVLQSRTTGHIPSSRDVPISINRGTPIVLDKPSHPVSKAIRDLASGQIAQQGRRERTRSGRAGGR; from the coding sequence ATGACCATCCTCTTCGAACCCAACCGGCAGTGGTCGGCGCACCTGGCCGCGATGCTCGGCGGCGGTGTCCAGGCGGTCGCCCGGATCGAAGACCTGCAACGCTTGCTGGCCGACCTACCCGGCGAGCCGCTGGTCGTCTTCGGGCCCAGCACCCCCACCTCGGTCGCGCTCGACGTCGCCGCGCAGCAACGGCTGGTGCGGCCCGCCCTCGGTGTCGTGCTGCTCCGCGAACGCCTGGACATGGAGACGATGTCGCAGGCGCTGCGGGCCGGCGTGCGCGAGGCCGTCGACGCCCATGACACCGAAGGCGTCCGCGCGGCCTGCGGCCGATCGCTGGAAGTGTCGCGGCACCTGAACGGTGCGGTCGCTCCGGCCGTCGCGGCGCCGGCGGAGGCCAAGATCGTCACCGTGTTCTCCGCCAAGGGCGGCTGCGGCAAGTCCACGTTGGCCACCAACCTGGCGGTCTGCCTGGCCGACGGTGGACGGCGGCGGGTCTGCCTGGTCGACCTCGACCTCGCGTTCGGCGACGTCGGGATCATGCTCCAGCTCTCCCCCGACCGCGGGATCGCCGACGTGGTCGCGTCCCGGGACCGGATCGACGCCGGGTTGATCCGGGCGCTGCTGACCCCGTACGCGCCGGGTGTTGATGTGTTGCTCGCTCCTGTCGGACCGACCGAGGCGGAGCGGATCGACCGGGAGTTGGTCGTGGCGGTGCTGGCCGCGGTGCGCACCATGGCCGACTTCGTGGTCATCGACACCCCGGCGCACTTCACCGAGGGCGTGCTGGCCGCGCTCGACGTCACCGACGTGCACGTCCTGGTCGCCACACCCGACGTGCCGGCGCTGAAGAACCTGCGGATCGCGATGGACATGCTCGACCTGCTCGGGCTCGGCAAGGACAACCGGCTGGTGGTGCTCAACCGCAGCGACGCCCGGGTCGGCCTGTCCGGCGCCGACATCGAACGCGTGCTGCAGAGCCGCACCACCGGACACATCCCGTCGAGCCGCGACGTGCCGATCTCGATCAACCGGGGCACCCCGATCGTGCTCGACAAGCCCAGCCACCCGGTCAGCAAGGCGATCCGCGACCTGGCATCGGGTCAGATCGCCCAGCAGGGCCGCCGGGAGCGGACCCGCAGCGGCCGGGCCGGTGGGCGATGA
- a CDS encoding CpaF family protein, whose protein sequence is MSLTDRLSQRGHAGGDSGAWPTTRPGRGPGVGSAAALRVRVHRELLSILGPQLYDQRTGHEALEQKVRETINDVLARDESPLAVADPARIAAELIDEILGHGPVEPLLRDPDITEIMVNGPDRIFVERFGQIHQVDASFVDEDHLRRVIDRIVWRVGRRVDEASPMVDARLPDGSRVNVVLPPIALDGSMLTIRKFAREAFTVDDLIGFGTLTQEVAQLLYACVRGRLDIVISGGTGSGKTTTLNVLSGFIPPTERIVTIEDAAELQLRQDHVLRLEARPPNIEGRGEVTIRDLVRNSLRMRPDRIVIGEVRDGAALDLLQAMNTGHNGSLTTVHANAPRDSIARLETMSMMAGLDLPVRAIREQVASAVDVIIHQDRMRDGTRRVTHISEVIGMEGEVVTVQDLFVFDHRAGLDDQGRHRGTLRWTGLRPRFLDTLADAGVPVPATLFESSPW, encoded by the coding sequence ATGAGCCTGACCGACCGGCTCTCCCAGCGCGGGCACGCCGGTGGCGACAGCGGTGCCTGGCCGACAACGCGACCCGGCCGTGGCCCGGGCGTCGGATCGGCGGCCGCCCTGCGGGTGCGGGTGCACCGCGAGCTGCTGTCGATCCTGGGTCCGCAGCTCTACGACCAGCGCACCGGCCACGAAGCGCTCGAGCAGAAGGTCCGCGAGACCATCAACGACGTGCTGGCGCGCGACGAGTCGCCGCTGGCGGTCGCCGACCCGGCCCGGATCGCGGCCGAGCTGATCGACGAGATCCTCGGACACGGGCCGGTCGAGCCGTTGCTCCGCGACCCGGACATCACCGAGATCATGGTGAACGGACCGGACCGGATCTTCGTGGAGCGGTTCGGCCAGATCCACCAGGTCGACGCCTCGTTCGTCGACGAGGACCACCTTCGCCGGGTCATCGACCGGATCGTCTGGCGGGTGGGCCGGCGGGTCGACGAGGCCAGCCCGATGGTCGACGCCCGCCTCCCCGACGGCAGCCGCGTCAACGTCGTGTTGCCGCCGATCGCGCTCGACGGCTCGATGCTGACGATCCGCAAGTTCGCCCGCGAGGCGTTCACGGTCGACGACCTGATCGGCTTCGGCACGCTCACGCAGGAGGTCGCTCAACTTCTTTACGCATGTGTACGCGGCCGCCTGGACATCGTGATCAGCGGCGGGACGGGTTCCGGGAAGACGACGACGCTCAACGTGCTGTCCGGTTTCATCCCGCCCACCGAGCGGATCGTCACCATCGAGGACGCGGCCGAACTCCAGCTCCGCCAGGACCACGTGCTGCGGCTGGAGGCGCGCCCGCCCAACATCGAGGGCCGCGGCGAGGTGACCATCCGCGACCTGGTCCGCAACTCGCTGCGGATGCGACCCGACCGGATCGTGATCGGTGAGGTCCGCGACGGCGCCGCCCTCGACCTGCTCCAGGCGATGAACACCGGCCACAATGGATCGCTGACGACCGTGCACGCCAACGCGCCCCGGGACTCGATCGCCCGGCTCGAGACGATGTCGATGATGGCGGGTCTCGACCTGCCGGTGCGGGCCATCCGCGAGCAGGTGGCCTCCGCCGTCGACGTGATCATCCATCAGGACCGCATGCGCGACGGCACCCGGCGGGTCACCCACATCTCCGAGGTGATCGGGATGGAGGGCGAGGTCGTGACGGTGCAGGACCTGTTCGTCTTCGACCACCGTGCCGGTCTCGACGACCAGGGCCGCCACCGCGGCACGTTGCGATGGACCGGGTTGCGGCCACGGTTCCTGGACACGCTCGCCGACGCCGGGGTCCCGGTGCCGGCCACCCTGTTCGAGAGCTCGCCGTGGTGA